One Tetrapisispora phaffii CBS 4417 chromosome 2, complete genome genomic region harbors:
- the TPHA0B03240 gene encoding putative phosphotransferase (similar to Saccharomyces cerevisiae YDR109C; ancestral locus Anc_8.257) has protein sequence MSNYIGVDVGTGSARACITNKNGEILAVEVKDISKQELQLGFITQSSNEIWDAILDIIKRVIDISNVDPSSIDGIAFDATCSLVVFDKNSLEPIAVGPNFDDSNQNIILWMDHRAASETDLINSTNDKRLKYVGGKMSVEFELPKIKWLKDHLSPETFHRCVFLDLADFLTYKATGKIVHSFSSAVCKQGLLPTGVEGSKLGWSKEFLEKIGLEELSTNNFEKLGGSINLKEGNFLIPGDLVGHVDKKFAGLANLPNHCVVGTGVIDAYSGWVGTVASDVSDRVCSDSPQELNKIEGSLGRIAVVSGTSTCHIVLSKQPLFISGVWGPYRDVLAENMWATEGGQSFTGALLDNIIETHPAYQELERITSRQNKNIFVYLDEKLEELRVNRKLDSVFYLTKNMFIYGDYYGNRSPLADPLMSGMIIGQTMDSSINDLAIKYLAACEFIALQTRHIIDTLVTHGHGITAIYMSGGHCKNKLLMELISNCCVLPLVLSKYIDSSVVFGAAILGSVAAKINSMKENKLEYSLNDVLWSQMKLMTPKGTLMMPKSEKSVLRKYLQAKYEVYLDMIDTNIKYRKKMEEVYK, from the coding sequence ATGTCGAACTATATTGGCGTAGACGTGGGCACTGGGTCTGCAAGAGCCTGTATAACAAACAAAAACGGTGAAATCCTGGCAGTAGAGGTTAAAGATATATCAAAACAGGAACTGCAGCTAGGTTTTATTACTCAATCTTCTAATGAAATTTGGGATGCAATATTGGACATAATTAAACGAGTTATTGATATATCAAATGTAGATCCGTCATCGATTGATGGTATTGCATTTGATGCCACTTGTTCTTTGGTGGTTTTTGATAAGAATAGCCTGGAACCAATTGCAGTTGGGCCGAATTTCGATGATAGTAATcagaatattatattatggATGGACCATCGTGCAGCAAGTGAAACAGACCTGATAAACTCAACTAATGataaaagattaaaatATGTGGGTGGTAAAATGTCTGTGGAATTCGAATTGCCAAAGATAAAATGGTTGAAGGATCACTTATCTCCAGAGACTTTTCACCGGTGCGTATTTTTAGATTTAGCAGATTTTTTAACATACAAAGCCACAGGTAAAATTGTACATTCATTTTCCTCAGCGGTCTGTAAACAAGGATTGCTTCCTACTGGAGTTGAAGGATCGAAATTAGGCTGGTCGAAAGAGTTCTTGGAGAAGATAGGCTTGGAGGAATTGTCGACTaacaattttgaaaagcTTGGGGGTTCTATCAACCTAAAGGAAGGAAACTTTTTAATACCTGGAGACTTAGTTGGCCATGTGGATAAGAAATTTGCTGGATTAGCTAACTTACCAAACCATTGCGTTGTTGGGACAGGTGTTATTGATGCATATTCCGGATGGGTAGGAACTGTTGCAAGTGATGTTTCTGATCGGGTCTGCTCTGACTCGCCTCAAGAGCTGAACAAAATAGAAGGCAGTTTGGGGAGAATTGCTGTCGTCTCTGGAACTTCTACATGTCATATTGTTCTTTCAAAGCAGCCATTGTTCATTTCTGGGGTTTGGGGACCATACCGAGACGTTTTGGCAGAGAATATGTGGGCTACTGAAGGTGGCCAGAGTTTTACTGGAGCGCTTTTGGATAATATTATAGAAACCCATCCTGCATACCAAGAATTAGAACGAATTACATCGAggcaaaacaaaaatatctttgtATATTTGGATGagaaattagaagaattgAGAGTCAACAGAAAACTTGATTCGGTGttttatttaacaaaaaatatgttcATATACGGTGATTATTATGGAAACAGATCACCGTTAGCTGACCCGTTAATGAGCGGCATGATAATTGGCCAAACTATGGATAGTTCAATAAACGATCTTGCCATTAAATACCTGGCAGCATGCGAATTCATAGCTCTGCAGACAAGGCATATTATAGATACGCTTGTTACCCATGGCCATGGGATCACTGCAATATATATGTCAGGTGGTCATTGCAAGAATAAACTACTTATGGAATTAATTTCGAATTGTTGTGTGTTGCCTCTTGTcttatcaaaatatatcgATTCATCGGTAGTCTTTGGAGCTGCAATCTTGGGTTCTGTTGCTGCAAAAATCAATTCAATGAAAGAGAATAAATTGGAATACTCCTTGAACGACGTACTGTGGTCACAAATGAAGCTGATGACACCGAAGGGTACTTTAATGATGCCTAAAAGCGAAAAGTCAGTGTTGCGTAAGTATTTACAAGCAAAGTATGAGGTGTATCTTGATATGATagatacaaatataaaatatagaaAGAAGATGGAAGAGGTATACAAGTAA
- the RAX2 gene encoding Rax2p (similar to Saccharomyces cerevisiae RAX2 (YLR084C); ancestral locus Anc_8.256) has product MSIISTIVRLVVLFSLANNATASSLSNILKLLNIQEFELPNLNFNNTSNSIQLLGDVENLQFYHYEGQQNFTDDGNSGISSTNNLIYYSDDVLIQLEVGSNDTDIQKIIPVGDDSFVLSGSGHLNGYALGRQLLYNLTTLSIKPIFDQDLGNITSILVDEEIVYFGGEFTYQTRSQNSSSVISWNMTSDEVIELPFQGFGSDSKVNSILKLNDDNILFVGMFDTLGNSSLLTYNTTSNFSNFTNSTENSSTIQLEQQISLKYATWDAGTAYFDQNNFVCEAGSSEAWIVEGRSGNLQLNFPNTVSPSKIRIYNANTAEDGVSLFRIVTSPSNGIMNLTYVDPLTGQLKYCDAFCPLLNSSGLETASSNSTSETRQRVFINNNTTSVTWSESYQEFAFINNIDVSALTLIAQDSYGSKTALSGIELFQDSHTAYANNTLNQPGCDTESTSLFSSSVLSDNGWYKGLDSDSYIAANYQSDSSPLPTVQFYPNIQAVGDFSIKMYTPGCLADGTCESRSIVNVTVLDPTDGTVLSTQLIYQNNNEMKYDEIFNGKLTVSPEITLTFYSTILPDLDSAIIVADRVDLTPTYINVDDILLDSNLKSTSLKLNGLFQYQLSNFTSDTKTKVGNNSIHQLALSQFPSSVSLIGNTFNNSIFLAGSTSNIVQLQLNSDLELRNTVVVDNGGETTRIENYSQGLLFFGQYNISSTNVVDNLSFNGTFSSFSQLGDNVTTFANFTYEGSELLFFNNDYLYNVSSESYIYNNTMFTASVLATGANSNNDTLLLGNIVRSEYSNFNEPLKLYGNSSLESLTFSSSIVPYAAVFLNDTANLYAYKDGENSKIIYGNNMTTSLDFSGTLNKLSFSNNSSLLFANAITNNGSSSLVISNISDGMSLASENLNNYGYITSMIDFNSNNTILVSGNFTLDDVDCHGICLYNYFTKKWSAFANSTIKGSIVEMQLWNSDQILISGLFSAQNYSSITLASLDIKGYNISVLSDDSKIEISSFIHDGQSITVWSNDTIMEYKSEKWNEISFPNTTSKYIESVEAVSIDLQNSTSNVSKILFAYGEFNSTLYGRLNAMLFRAGDWKPYFSINNFQVNEDPAITLFENRDLSSLFNSKNSLPANITSAETSSRSTVSSATATTVVNKIEGKHSKIDRGFVVLIALALAVGTVALLGLFGVTIAYIFRDEQKYESIKPRIDGQEMLDTVPPEKLMKFI; this is encoded by the coding sequence ATGAGTATAATTTCCACTATTGTGCGACTGGTGgttcttttttctttagcAAATAATGCCACTGCATCAagtttatcaaatattttgaaactaTTAAATATCCAAGAATTCGAACTCCCcaatttgaattttaataatacttCTAATTCGATACAATTGTTAGGAGATGTAGAAAATCtacaattttatcattatgAAGGCCAACAAAACTTTACTGATGACGGGAACTCAGGTATAAGTTCGACTAATAACTTAATATACTATTCTGATGATGTTTTAATACAACTGGAAGTAGGATCAAATGATACTGATAtccaaaaaataataccTGTTGGAGACGATTCTTTTGTATTGAGTGGATCGGGGCATCTGAATGGATATGCTCTAGGCAGACAATTgctttataatttaaccactttatcaattaaacCAATTTTTGATCAGGACTTGGGTAACATAACTTCTATTTTAGTggatgaagaaattgtaTACTTTGGAGGTGAATTCACATATCAAACACGTTCACAGAATTCCAGCTCAGTGATCTCTTGGAATATGACAAGTGATGAAGTTATAGAATTACCGTTTCAAGGTTTCGGAAGTGATTCAAAAGTTAATTccatattaaaattaaacgATGATAACATTCTTTTCGTTGGTATGTTTGATACTCTGGGTAATAGTTCATTGTTAACTTATAATACAACTAGCAATTTCTCGAACTTTACAAATTCCACAGAAAACTCTTCAACAATACAGTTGGAACAACAAATTTCCCTTAAGTACGCAACATGGGATGCAGGCACTGCGTATTTTGACCAAAACAATTTTGTGTGTGAAGCTGGTTCTTCTGAAGCATGGATTGTTGAGGGCAGATCCGGAAATTTACAACTTAACTTCCCTAACACAGTTTCCCCttcaaaaattagaatttaTAACGCCAATACAGCAGAAGATGGTGTTTCACTCTTTAGAATTGTAACAAGTCCATCGAATGGTATTATGAATCTCACCTATGTTGACCCTTTGACAGGgcaattgaaatattgtgATGCATTTTGCCCTTTACTTAATAGCTCAGGTTTAGAAACTGCCTCCAGCAATTCAACATCGGAAACACGCCAACGtgtatttataaataataatactacAAGTGTTACGTGGTCAGAGAGTTACCAAGAATTTGCattcataaataatattgacGTTTCAGCATTAACCCTAATTGCACAAGACTCGTACGGTAGTAAAACAGCATTGTCAGGCATTGAATTATTCCAAGATTCGCATACAGCATATGCTAACAATACATTGAATCAACCTGGATGTGATACTGAATCGACGTCACTTTTCTCTTCGTCTGTTCTGTCGGACAATGGGTGGTACAAAGGATTAGATTCAGATAGTTACATAGCTGCTAACTACCAAAGTGACTCTTCTCCATTACCGACAGTTCAATTCTATCCTAACATTCAAGCGGTGGGcgatttttcaattaaaatgtACACACCGGGTTGTCTTGCAGATGGTACCTGCGAGTCAAGATCCATTGTAAATGTGACAGTATTGGATCCAACAGATGGAACAGTCTTATCTACacaattaatttatcaaaacaACAATGAAATGAAATATGACGAAATTTTCAATGGGAAATTAACAGTTTCTCCAGAAATCACATTAACTTTTTATTCTACTATCCTACCAGACTTGGATTCAGCTATTATAGTAGCTGATAGAGTAGATCTGACCCcaacatatataaatgttgatgatatattattggattctaatttaaaatcaacttcattaaaattgaatggtttatttcaatatcagCTATCTAATTTCACTTCCGACACGAAAACCAAAGTTGGTAACAATTCTATTCACCAACTAGCATTGTCACAATTTCCATCATCGGTATCATTAATCGGTAATACTTTCAATAATAGTATTTTCCTTGCGGGATCAACAAGCAATATAGTTCAGCTCCAGTTAAATTCAGATTTGGAACTTAGGAATactgttgttgttgataATGGTGGAGAAACTACcagaattgaaaattacTCTCAAGgacttttattttttggaCAATACAACATATCTTCCACCAATGttgttgataatttatcatttaatgGAACATTTTCATCTTTCAGTCAATTAGGTGACAACGTCACCACCTTCGCAAATTTTACTTATGAAGGCTCAGAActgttattttttaacaatgaTTATCTTTATAATGTTTCCTCGGAATCCTATATCTATAATAATACGATGTTTACAGCCTCGGTATTGGCAACAGGTGCTAATTCCAATAATGATACATTGCTATTAGGAAATATTGTGAGATCGGAATATAGCAATTTTAATGAACCATTGAAGTTATATGGAAATTCTAGTTTAGAGTCATTGACATTTTCTTCTAGTATTGTTCCATACGCTGCAGtgtttttaaatgatacTGCAAATCTATATGCATACAAAGATGGAGAAAACagtaaaataatatatggTAATAACATGACAACTTCGTTGGATTTCTCCGGTACTTTAAATAAactttcattttctaataattcttcattaCTTTTTGCAAATGCAATTACTAATAACGGTTCTTCCAGTCTAGTTATATCTAACATTTCTGATGGAATGTCTCTGGCTAGtgaaaatttgaataattacGGATATATTACTTCCATGATAGACTTTAACAGTAATAACACAATTTTGGTCTCCGGTAATTTTACCTTGGATGACGTTGATTGTCATGgtatttgtttatataattattttacaaaaaagTGGTCAGCATTTGCAAATAGCACAATTAAAGGGTCGATTGTAGAAATGCAGCTATGGAATTCTGACCAAATTCTAATTTCAGGTTTATTTAGTGcacaaaattattcaagCATAACATTAGCTAGCTTGGATATAAAAGGTTATAATATATCAGTATTATCTGATGACTCTAAAATTGAAATCAGTTCATTTATACATGATGGACAAAGTATTACTGTATGGAGTAACGATACCATAATGGAATACAAATCAGAAAAATGGAATGAGATTAGTTTTCCTAACACAACTTCAAAGTATATAGAAAGTGTTGAAGCTGTTTCTATTGACTTACAAAATTCTACTTCAAAtgtatcaaaaatattatttgcatATGGGGAGTTTAATTCTACCCTATACGGACGTTTAAATGCAATGTTGTTCAGAGCTGGAGACTGGAAACCATATTTTTCTATCAACAACTTTCAAGTCAATGAAGATCCTGCCATTActttatttgaaaacaGAGATCTCTCAAGTTTGTTTAACTCTAAAAATTCCTTGCCTGCGAATATAACTTCTGCCGAGACATCTTCCAGATCAACTGTAAGTTCGGCTACCGCAACTACTGTCGTGAACAAAATTGAAGGTAAACATTCTAAAATTGACCGTGGATTTGTAGTTCTCATTGCCTTAGCTTTAGCGGTTGGAACTGTAGCATTACTTGGATTATTTGGAGTAACAattgcatatatatttagGGATGAACAGAAATATGAATCAATTAAGCCACGTATAGATGGACAGGAAATGTTAGATACAGTTCCTCcagaaaaattgatgaaatttatttaa
- the TRS85 gene encoding Trs85p (similar to Saccharomyces cerevisiae GSG1 (YDR108W); ancestral locus Anc_8.255), producing the protein MTFTYENYMNLIFHLDKVHENVPQDISKRIVSNAIAPVITVTATVELDSHISEEYGIDSFYTLLRYFGGCISDRDQSNEYIKKTEDEQKSHALNKVNLTTIEETKVKLNEDEKMEEELQSDQNVINPTNDPTVNNNYLDVDTKTDNLLPKSSQTTRNRSRSNSLFQRDSTQSQFIRFTRPIEDLLYSGGTGDMLFDYHTLEIFLGSCLKMVEKYTTDDIDHKTLQKSLYHRFFSSAISSTNCLSPYESFNHPIVSLIAIDITKGQNYELARDLLIAFKNQNTTINNFPIFMSTNDILPVFVLCYNGSSAEESEKSTELSKKIKKQLFAECIRMPLWDKRYSDDITVKLHQPAMSSLDEMLYVFQTSKTDKLPLTLINLIYDQLEILTNDLMIPFMQRKITFWEETILQPKKSLFQGTKLFRKFMGRPSMTNGRQENIPIKDNQGNEYFASTSNVFLLRKLADWSMMISDFKTAYTTFESLLEDIEMYPKYLASCLEWCAVCILMGAQNIVTTKMIKNDVNPLIERSLDVYGNCALLLNSIAESEESPDTEPVRSYETRCMLITSELFLSLSDTWTSTPYALSNLETILSECKLGACSQIMIWERLSDCYNLRTDPRVKHKLRSNISTSSVSEVSEEEIKKQDVSSIVLKGLTRQRKASFFRLLAAKKWAEQHQWRQVSWCLNDISEMYQDTVFGKRESLIYQKLKRNLLENSKK; encoded by the coding sequence atGACATTCACATatgaaaattatatgaatCTGATATTTCATCTAGATAAAGTTCATGAAAATGTCCCACAAGATATAAGTAAAAGAATTGTTTCTAATGCAATTGCTCCTGTAATAACCGTTACAGCAACCGTCGAATTAGATTCACATATATCCGAAGAGTATGGCATAGATTCATTTTACACGTTGTTGCGCTATTTTGGAGGTTGTATATCTGATAGAGACCAAAGCAATGAATACATAAAGAAAACAGAAGATGAACAAAAAAGCCATGCATTAAACAAAGTCAATTTAACAACTATTGAAGAGACAAAGGTAAAGctaaatgaagatgaaaaaatGGAGGAGGAATTACAATCTGATCAAAATGTCATCAATCCTACCAATGACCCTactgtaaataataattatttggATGTTGATACGAAAACCGATAATCTGCTCCCAAAAAGTTCGCAAACAACTAGAAACAGAAGTCGATCAAATAGTTTATTTCAAAGAGATTCAACACAATCACAGTTCATAAGATTCACGAGGCCAATCgaagatttattatatagCGGAGGTACTGGCGATATGCTATTTGATTACCATACtttggaaatatttttggGAAGCTGTTTGAAAATGGTAGAGAAGTATACTACTGATGATATTGATCATAAAACATTACAAAAATCACTTTATCACCGATTTTTCTCATCTGCAATCTCATCTACTAATTGCTTATCTCCATATGAGTCTTTTAATCATCCAATTGTTTCATTGATTGCGATTGATATAACCAAAGGACAAAATTATGAACTTGCTAGAGATCTTTTAATTGCTTTTAAGAACCAAAATActacaataaataattttccAATATTCATGAGCACAAATGATATATTACCTGTATTTGTACTCTGCTACAATGGATCTTCCGCTGAAGAATCAGAAAAATCCACTGAACtgtcaaaaaaaattaaaaaacagCTTTTCGCTGAATGTATTAGAATGCCATTATGGGACAAACGTTACAGCGATGACATAACAGTAAAACTTCACCAGCCTGCAATGTCATCTTTAGATGAAATGCTGTACGTCTTCCAAACTTCAAAAACTGATAAATTGCCATTAACATTGattaatttgatttatgatcaattagaaattttaacaaatgatttaatgaTCCCATTTATGCAAAGAAAGATAACATTTTGGGAGGAAACAATATTGCAGCCAAAAAAATCTCTATTTCAAGGTACTAAACTTTTCAGGAAGTTTATGGGTAGACCTTCTATGACAAATGGTCGACAAGAAAATATACCCATTAAAGATAACCAAGgtaatgaatattttgcaTCAACGTCTAACGTATTTCTACTAAGGAAATTAGCTGATTGGTCAATGATGATTTCTGACTTTAAAACTGCATATACTACTTTTGAAAGTCTCCTTGAAGATATAGAAATGTACCCAAAGTATCTGGCATCGTGTTTGGAATGGTGTGCCGTTTGTATTTTGATGGGAGCCCAAAACATTGTTACTACTAAAATGATCAAGAATGACGTTAATCCACTAATTGAACGTTCACTAGATGTTTATGGGAACTGTGCTTTATTACTTAACAGTATTGCAGAAAGCGAAGAATCACCGGATACTGAACCAGTCAGATCCTATGAAACAAGATGCATGCTTATCACatcagaattatttttatcattgaGCGATACTTGGACGTCTACACCTTATGCTTTAAGTAATTTAgaaacaattttatctGAATGTAAATTAGGTGCATGTTCCCAGATTATGATTTGGGAGCGTTTGAGCGATTGCTATAATTTACGTACAGATCCAAGAGTTAAACATAAACTGAGAAGTAATATTAGCACATCATCAGTGTCAGAAGTTTCTGAGGAAGAAATAAAGAAGCAGGATGTAAGTAGCATAGTTTTAAAGGGATTAACAAGACAACGTAAAGCTTCTTTTTTTCGTTTATTAGCCGCAAAGAAATGGGCAGAACAGCACCAATGGCGACAAGTTTCTTGGTGCTTAAATGATATATCTGAAATGTATCAAGATACAGTATTTGGGAAACGTGAAAgtttaatatatcaaaagTTAAAGAGGAATTTATTGgaaaattccaaaaaatGA
- the ISC10 gene encoding Isc10p (similar to Saccharomyces cerevisiae ISC10 (YER180C); ancestral locus Anc_8.252) — MTDTTFYCHQLKTGEEKNSAIIQPNQNISTLQEIILDNKTNIKPQLNDNKIFKKNISINKENNGVSTKKALLQKSFTNSDLNHIGDLGEINSNYTIDSPSLRKVIFENERYKHFKELSYFMKTCNVPNPSFPSKTEYFNYLPHCVNENNEFRSFDKKETYLQENSEHIVTCMLQDFLNNRRPIFPRELEFQELYSSLTFKDKVLHFLFGRDKNGFFRLEKLKDFFENSLIFPYKCEPYFENENESYFEDSITYSDIYLSDNELIPTAEETEIEMEYL, encoded by the coding sequence ATGACAGATACTACATTTTATTGTCATCAGCTTAAGACAGGtgaagaaaagaattcTGCTATAATTCAGCCTAATCAAAACATATCAACTTTACAGGAAATTATATTGGATAACAAAACTAATATAAAACCTCAACTGAAtgacaataaaatattcaagaaaaatatatctattaATAAGGAAAACAATGGAGTTAGTACTAAAAAAGCTCTTTTGCAGAAATCTTTTACCAACAGTGATTTAAACCATATTGGTGACCTCGGtgaaataaattcaaattatacAATAGACTCACCATCATTAAGGaaagttatatttgaaaatgaaaggTATAAACATTTTAAAGAACTTTCTTATTTCATGAAAACTTGTAACGTCCCTAATCCTAGTTTTCCAAGCAAAACcgaatattttaattacttACCACATTGTGTTAATGAAAACAATGAATTCAGGtcatttgataaaaaagaaacctATTTACAGGAAAACAGTGAACATATAGTGACTTGTATGCTACAAGATTTCTTAAATAATAGAAGACCAATTTTTCCAAGAGAATTAGAATTTCAAGAACTTTACAGCAGTCTGAcatttaaagataaagtTTTACATTTTCTCTTTGGAAGAGACAAAAATGGATTCTTTAGACTGgagaaattaaaagatttcTTCGAGAATAGCCTAATATTTCCTTATAAATGTGAACCATATTTTGAGAATGAGAATGAATCATATTTTGAAGACTCGATTACCTATAGTGATATATATCTTAGCGACAACGAACTTATTCCAACGGCAGAAGAAACAGAAATAGAAATGGAATATTTATAG
- the ARP10 gene encoding Arp10p (similar to Saccharomyces cerevisiae ARP10 (YDR106W); ancestral locus Anc_8.251) → MNRAIIFDFKDGYLYVGKELSCQPHFCIPWLAVNTPDSGYLNASFSRLRDVFHNKLNESSLNRNIVIVDDVLCSTRIKKLLCELFLNKLKCKQLVFIPSAIAECISSGSDRGLVLEIYNNRVVLTPCYDNRIIETGIIESLGSLKSKKTIEDIGLTENCFSTKTFDKLLNFDDGGHDLNEMPLVGLILKVLKQLPIDIRKSLLSNIIISHESKEVDLNSIRHHIKLLPDSAIILSLGSWTGASIFSIYAEQQKVKSEYMVTAQEYLCDNYRVPDWFENRF, encoded by the coding sequence ATGAACAGAgcaattatttttgattttaaagatgGGTATCTATATGTTGGGAAAGAATTATCATGTCAACCTCATTTTTGTATTCCTTGGCTAGCAGTTAATACTCCAGATAGTGGGTATTTAAATGCATCTTTTTCGCGACTAAGAGATGTATttcataataaattaaatgagAGCTCATTGAATAGAAACattgttattgttgatGATGTGTTGTGTTCAACTcgaatcaaaaaattattatgtgaattgtttttgaataaactAAAATGTAAGCAACTGGTATTTATTCCTAGTGCCATAGCTGAATGCATTTCAAGCGGTTCGGATCGTGGATTAGTGCTCGAGATTTATAATAACCGTGTTGTATTGACGCCTTGTTATGATAATCGAATAATTGAGACAGGTATAATAGAATCATTAGGGTCACTTAAAAGTAAGAAAACTATCGAAGATATTGGTTTGACAGAGAACTGCTTTTCAACTAAAacttttgataaattattgaattttgacGATGGTGGACATGATTTGAATGAGATGCCTTTAGTGGGTTTGATCTTAAAGGTTTTAAAGCAGCTTCCTATAGATATCCGGAAATCGTTATTaagtaatattataataagtCACGAATCTAAAGAAGTTGACTTGAATAGTATTCGACATCATATTAAACTATTACCTGACAGTGCTATAATTCTTTCACTGGGATCATGGACCGGTGCTTCCATTTTTTCGATATATGCTGAACAACAGAAGGTTAAATCTGAATACATGGTCACGGCACAAGAGTATCTTTGTGATAACTATAGAGTACCAGACTGGTTTGAGAATAGATTCTAG